TCGCAGCGCACAATGACTGATTACAGACTACAGCTGTTGGGCTGAATTAAACGGACATAGATACGTGACACTAGTTTTTCCTGGAAAGTTCCATGCCAATGTTTTGATTAGCTGTTGCACCCATGGGGAACTGGTGTATGGCCAGCTTATTGCATTGATTTCTGGCCAACAGTGGAAAAATGAACTCTGTACCTTTAGTTACTGGGTAATGTAAAGATTAGTGAGGAATAATGATGCGTGTTGCCATATAGCCTTCTCCACGATCCACTATATGCATATGCTCTTTGAATTCTGTATGCATAGAAGTTTTCAGTCCCTGAAGTTTATTTGCACATAATATTGATGTTCCGTAACTTCGATTCTCCACAGGAGTCTATGTTTGCACGTTTCGACTTTAGTGATTCTGTGTATTATTCTGAGGCCCTGGCTTTCAATGTGAATTCATATTGCGATTCTCACCTAGCTTAGAGGTTTCAGTATCTAATGGTAGAGCGCAGTTGTGCTATGAGATTATTGAGTATTATTTATCTTCATTCCAGAAAATTACCAAGAGGGTACATTTCGTTCGGAACTTGATTAGGGAAGTCGCTGGATTTGCACCATATGAGAAGCGTATCACCGAGCTTCTGAAGGTTGGAAAGGACAAACGTGCACTCAAGGTAGCAAAGAGAAAGCTTGGGACACACAAGAGAGCCAAGAAGAAGCGTGAGGAGATGTCTAACGTTCTTAGGAAGATGAGGTACGTTTCTCCACGTAGCGGAAGGAATGTTACCAACTTCAAAAGCGAACATACTTTTGTTAGACGGacataaagtttagccatcaaAGCGTGTCGCAACTCTAACCAAACATCTAAAGTTGATTACAACCCACCTTTAGCATAGTCCTTTAGCAACAACATTGCTCTAAATTTTTTATAACATCAAGCCTTATCTTTGAATTGAGCTATCTGCCCATGTCAGTATGTCCATACTGTCCTCATGCAGAGAGCTGCATTTCTTCATGAGAAAATATGATCTCTA
This is a stretch of genomic DNA from Brachypodium distachyon strain Bd21 chromosome 1, Brachypodium_distachyon_v3.0, whole genome shotgun sequence. It encodes these proteins:
- the LOC100835084 gene encoding 60S ribosomal protein L36-3; translation: MAPATPKTGLFVGINKGHVVTKRELPPRPSDRKGKITKRVHFVRNLIREVAGFAPYEKRITELLKVGKDKRALKVAKRKLGTHKRAKKKREEMSNVLRKMRSAGVADKKK